Genomic window (uncultured Campylobacter sp.):
TCAAGCGCAACGCACGCGCCGGTATTACATTTGATTAAACCATAAATAATTTTTGGCAGTTCGCGGGCTTTTAATCGCGGAATTGTAAAAATCTGCAGCGAGCTTGAGCGGTAAAATTTAAAGAAGCGGATCGCTTGCGGGCTGCCGACATATCGGCAGCCTCTCGCCAATAGAGCGGCGAAATTTAAAACGTAGTTTTGCACGATTTAGAGAATGCGAGTTTTGCAGAAGCTCAGCTGCACGGACAGATGGCGAATGCGCAGCAATTATCATAAATTTAAAGCTTAGCGGTGCTATGCGATCTCACCAAATATATGGAAAATTTTACGGCAAATTTAAAACGCAGTCTCACGGAATTTAATACGGCGGATTAAAATGCGGCTTGTAGCGGTTAGTGCGGTAAATTTACTTCGCAGTTGCAGTTAAAATTTCCGCCGCGCGGAGTAAATGTCGCGCAGAGTTAAATTTGCCGCATAGAAGCTAAATTTTGCGTCGCAGTTAAATCCACAATAGTCAAATCGGTAGCGAGCTCAAACGCTATAAATTTAGAGCCCGCCGCCGTAAGCGCTCGACTTAGGCTGAGCCGCGACCTATTACTACAAGACGACTATTTTACGCATTTTCGCGCCGTGTTTCAAACCGCGCAACGTTTTAAATTTTAAAATTTTATTTGAATAAGCTGTTTACGCTCTCGTCGTGATATACTCGCCTTATGACCTCGCCGAAGAGCGGAGCGACGCTAATTACCTTGATGCGGTCGCTTTCCTGCTTTAGCGGGATCGTGTCGGTCACGACTAGGCCGTCCAGCGCGCCGCTTTCGATGCGCTCGTATGCCGGGCCGCTTAGCACGGCGTGCGTGCAAAACGCACTGACGCTCTTCGCGCCCTGTTCCTTAAACGCGCCCGCGGCCTTGACGATGGTGCCCGCGGTATCGATCATATCGTCGATTAGGATCACGTCCTTGCCTGCGACATCACCGATGATGTTCATCACCTCGCTTTTGTTCGCCTCCTCGCGGCGCTTATCGACGATGACGAGATCGAGCGAGAGCTTTTTGGCAAAGCTTCTGGCGCGCGCGACGCCGCCCACGTCGGGGCTAGCGATGATCGGATTTTTTAAATTTTTCTCTTTCAGGTAGTCCAAAAATATCAGCGAGCCGTAGAGGTTATCGACCGGCACGTCGAAAAAGCCCTGTATCTGCCCCGCGTGCAGATCCATCGTGACGACGCGGTCGATCCCCGCCGTCTGCATCATATTTGCCACGAGCTTCGCGCTGATTGGCACGCGCGGGGCTGCCTTGCGGTCTTGGCGAGCGTAGCCGAAGTAAGGCACGACCGCCGTGATCGAGTTCGCGCTGGAGCGCTTCAGCGCGTCGGTTAGGATCAGAAGCTCCATCAGATTGGAGTTTGCGGGCGCGCATGTGGGTTGGATGACGAAGACGTCCTTGCCGCGCACGCTCTCGCCGATCTGGACGCTGATTTCGCCGTCGCTAAAGGTTTTGATCGCGCACTCGCTAAGCGGCAGCGAGAGATATTTGGAGATTTTTTTGGCAAATTCGGGATTTGCGGTGCCGGAGAAAATTTTATATCCGCGCATTTTGATGACCTTTGGATTGAAATTTGCTCGAATTCTACACCAAAAGCGCTAAATTTTAGCTAATTCGCCCGCTGCGCTCGCGTAAAATTCATAAGCGAGCATCGCGGACCGCCGCACGTTTGCGAGATAAATTCTTTAAAATTTCAGGGCGGCTCGGCTTGCCGCGGTCTTATTCTGGCGAAATTTGGCTTTGACTTACGGCGCCCGCGTTTTTGTACGAGCAGCCGCGCAGATTGCGGGCAAAACCGTATCGTAAAGTTTGATGAAAGTCTGAGAGAGCGCATCAGGCGGGAGCACGGTACGGCTAAAGTCGTATCGCGGAGGGCAGGGTGCGGATGAGCGCGGAATTTTATATTTGCGATACAGACAGGCAAAATTTTATCTTTGGAATCATAGTGAGCGCGCGTTTAAATTTAAATTTTGAGCTCGCATGGGACAGACTGCGCGGATACTTTGCAGCGCGCTAAATTTAGACTGCTACGGCGTATGAATTTTGGATCGCCAGCGCGGTTAAATTTGAAGCCTGCTTTGCTTTAGTGAAAATTTAGAGCTCACTTTGGCGATCAAATTTAAAGCTTGTTGTTTAGAGCTCAATCGCGCGCCGCAAAATTTTAAAATTTATCGTGCGACTTTAGTCTGCCATGTAAATTTAGACACCGCCTTTGCGCGCTTAAATTTTAAAATCGCACAGGCTTGCTTCGCCGCGTAAATTTCTATATCGTTTTCACTTACTTAAATTTAAAATCACGCGGCGCAGTGTAAATTAATTCACAGCGCGCTATTCCGTGATTTTGGTGGGCTCGCCGAATAGCCTATTCATCTCGGAGATTAAAATTTCCTTGCCGTCCTGCGCGCCGTTTGCGAGCTCGGCGAGGCCTGCCTTGGCGGCGCGCACGCTCTTGCTTGTATCGCGGGGCTTTGCGGCGTAGTTTTGCGGATCGGTGGATCTTAACAGATCGTCTTTCTCCCCGCCGTCATCTCCTGAAGAAATTTCGGAATTTTGCAGCTTAGAATTTGAAGCGGAATTTTGCGAATTGGAATTCGTCGCGGAATTTCGCTGTGCAGAATTTTGCGTAGTAGAATTTTTCGAATTTTGCTGCTCGGAATTTCTTGCCACATCCGTTTGCAATTTTGCGGCTTGCGCCTCATTTGCGGCGGAATTTATTTGCGGTGCACAGCTCTGCTCGCTCTCTTGCACGCCGGTTAAATTCCTATGATCTTGCTCGCCCGTTTGCGTAGATTCGGGATTTCCTTGCATGCTGCTAGAGGTGGGGCTTTCAGTAAAATTTTGCGACGCGGAATTTACAGGGCTTTGTGAGGTCGAATTTCTCGGGCGCGCAGTATTGGCGCTGGATTCGGAAGTCGCGCCTTGCGTAGAATTCTTGCTTTGTGTAGCGGTTGCGCCACCTGCGGAATTCCGATCGCGCTCGCTTTGGGCGGGATCATCGCCGTTTTGCGGCGCGCCTTGCTCAATCTTGATGGCCGCGCTCTCGCCGAAAAGCGATTTTAGCACGCTATTTATCGCTCGCGAGCCCTTGCGCAGGTACTCTCTGTCCTGTCCCTGCGCGCGAGAGAGCAGATACAGCGTGCCGCGCTCGAACTTTAAAAATTCCACGCACTTGCTAAATTTCTCGCCTAGATCGTAATCTCGGTCGTAAATTTTGGCTAAAAAATTCTCGTAAATTTCATTTTGAGCGCCCGTTTTGACGGAAGAGTTAGAATTTTGCGCTTGCGCCGCCGCGCCCGGTTTGATCTCGCCGCTTGCGTCAGGACTTTGTTTTGCCGCACCGGAGTTTTGTGCCGAGCTTGCGGGGCGTTTTGCGCCTGCCGTAAAGCTAGGCACGTCGCTTGTCGCGCTACCCTGGTCGCTCAGTGCAAAAGCCGCGCCGCCCGGTTCGTTATTTGGCGCAAATGACGCGCTTTGATTGGAATTCGATCTAAAATTCGGCGCGGAGCTTTGCGCATTTAAATTAGGCGCCGAAGCGGAAGGATAGCCTTCGCCTTGATCCAGGGATCTGCCGACCTCGATCAGCTCGTCGATCTCGCGTAGATTGACCGCCTCCATCATCATAAAAATTATCATAGAGATCGCGTAGGTGTTGTCCGGGCTGATGGCGAGCATGCTCTTAGCGCCCGCTAAAATGCGGAAAAACCGCTCATACATCAGCAGGCTAAATTTCGCGTCGCGTCGCAGGAATTTATCCTTTAAATTTGCTATCATCTCGTCGATTATCGTCTCGGCGTTGTAGTTTTCGACCTCTTTGATGATCTCGATCGCGCCCGCGCGGTCCTGGCGCAGCACGATGTCTAAAATTTCGCCAATTTTAGCGGGATCGAGCAAGCCCAACATATCGGCGATCGCGCGCTGCGTGATTCCTTCGCGGCTAAAGATAATCGCTTGATCAAGGAGCGTGAGCGTGTCTCGTAGCGAGCCCGAGCCGCTGCGCGCCAAAATTTCGAGCGCGCCCTCTTCGTAAGCGATGTTTTCGGTTTTTAAAATTTGCGCAAGGTGCGCTACGACGGCGCTTTTGGCGATCGGTCTGAAGCGAAAGTGCTGAGTGCGTGATAGCACTGTGACGGGAAGCTTGAGCGGATCAGTAGTCGCAAGGATAAATTTTACGTAAGCAGGCGGCTCCTCAAGCGTCTTTAAAAGCGCGTTGGAGGCCTCTTTGGTGAGCATATGCACCTCGTCGATGATAAAAATTTTAAAGCGCGCGCTTGCGGGATGATACTTCGTCTGCTCGATGAGCTCGCGGATATCGTCGATCTTGCGGTGGCTGGCGGCGTCCATCTCGATAATGTCGATGTGGCGCCCCTCGTTTGCCATTACGCAGTTATCGCAGACCTCGCACGGCTTGCCGGTAGGGCCTTTATCGCATAAAAGCGCTTTGGCAAAAATCCTAGCCGTCGAGGTTTTGCCGCTGCCACGAAGTCCGCTGAAAAGATATGCGTGGCTCAGCCTGCCCGAATCCAGCGCGTGCGCAAGGCTTTTGGCGACGGCGTCTTGACCGATGAGCTGCTCGAAGCTTTTGGGTCTGTATTTTAAAGCGAGTGCTTGCAAAATTTCTCCTTTGATCTTACAATGATACAAAAAAATCTATAAATTTTAAATTTAGTGCTACAATGCGCCCGAATTTCAGAAAAAGGATCGAAATGAAAAAATTTTTACTCGGCGTATTTGCGCTATTTTTTGTCGCTTGCTCGCAAACTAGCAGCGTCATCAGCCTAAATCCATATCTTTCTAAGGCCGATCAGACCGTAAGCGGCAAGTCGGTAAATATCAACGCGATCAACGATCAGCGCGAAAATCAGATGGTAATCGCCGTTATAAACGATAACGACGGCAAACTCGTCGATGAGGTGCTTTTAAAAAATAATCTCTCGGCGTGGTTCGATAAGGCGTTGCGCGCGGAGCTTGAGGCTCGCGGCGTAAGGATCGATCCTGCAAGCCCGAATATCGTAACCGTAAATATCAGAAGCATCTCGGCAGCGATCAACGGCTACTCGAAGGAAAATATGAGCGCAAGGGGCGAGATCGCGATCTCTATCGTGCAGGGCAACAAAACTACGACCAAGCGCGTTTCGCAGGATCAGAGCCAATTTACGGCGCTTCGCACGGCTAGATCGCTTAATCCTTTCGTGCAAAGCCTGCTTGGCGACATTGTCAAAAAATCCGCCGATCAAATCATCTTGACGCTTTAGATGCGCTGCGTAAATTGCGGCGCGTTTAGCCTGCGCACGATCTGCGCCGCCTGCGCCGCAAATTTAGCCGAATGCCGCCTAAGTATGCGGCAGGTGGAGGGCTTTAGCGTGTTTTATTACTACGGCTACTCCGAAATTCGAGAGCTTATACTTTCTAAACATCACGAATACGGCGCTGCGGTGTTTGCGCGCATAGCTTCTTTAAGCCTAGCGAAATTCCCGCTTCATCTGCAACGCGAAATTTCTGTAAATCCGCAAAATTACGAAACGTTTAAAACGGACGGGGTTTTTAAATTTAACGCCGTGCCGCTGGATGATGACGCTCGTAGCGGATATTCGCACACGGCGATCTTAGCTCGCGCGCTAAAAAGCAAGCTAATTGAGCCAAAATTTCACTGCCTGCGTGCGCAAAACCGCGTCAAATACACGGGGCAGAGTTTGGAATTTCGCCTAAAACACAAGCGAAATTTTAAAATTTTAACCCCGCCGAAATTCCCCGTGATCCTGGTAGACGACATCATCACCTCGGGTCTTAGCATGCTGCAAGCGCGCGAGAGCTTGATCGATGGTGGCTTTATGCCCGTGTGCGGCTTGGTTTTAGCTAATGCAAAAGAATAATTCGATATAATCGCGCTTTAAAATTTAAAAGGATATTTATGCAATCAAATATGTTTGAAAATCAGGAGATCATCGATATCGACGTCGAAGAATCGATCAAGACGAGCTATCTTGATTACTCGATGAGCGTTATCATAGGTCGTGCACTACCCGACGCCAGAGACGGCCTAAAGCCGGTGCATAGGCGAATTTTATACGCGATGAACGATCTTGGCGTGGGCTCTCGCCAGCCATACAAAAAATCCGCCCGTATCGTAGGCGACGTCATCGGTAAATATCATCCGCACGGCGATATCGCTGTTTACGATGCGCTCGTACGAATGGCACAGAGCTTTTCGATGAGAATTCCTTCCGTGGACGGTCAAGGTAACTTCGGATCGATCGACGGCGACGGAGCGGCGGCGATGAGGTATACCGAAGCGCGTATGACGCCGCTAGCCGAGGAGCTTTTAAAAGACCTGGATAAAGAGACGGTCGATTTCGTGCCGAACTATGACGAGAGCCTAAACGAGC
Coding sequences:
- a CDS encoding ribose-phosphate pyrophosphokinase → MRGYKIFSGTANPEFAKKISKYLSLPLSECAIKTFSDGEISVQIGESVRGKDVFVIQPTCAPANSNLMELLILTDALKRSSANSITAVVPYFGYARQDRKAAPRVPISAKLVANMMQTAGIDRVVTMDLHAGQIQGFFDVPVDNLYGSLIFLDYLKEKNLKNPIIASPDVGGVARARSFAKKLSLDLVIVDKRREEANKSEVMNIIGDVAGKDVILIDDMIDTAGTIVKAAGAFKEQGAKSVSAFCTHAVLSGPAYERIESGALDGLVVTDTIPLKQESDRIKVISVAPLFGEVIRRVYHDESVNSLFK
- a CDS encoding DNA polymerase III subunit gamma/tau translates to MQALALKYRPKSFEQLIGQDAVAKSLAHALDSGRLSHAYLFSGLRGSGKTSTARIFAKALLCDKGPTGKPCEVCDNCVMANEGRHIDIIEMDAASHRKIDDIRELIEQTKYHPASARFKIFIIDEVHMLTKEASNALLKTLEEPPAYVKFILATTDPLKLPVTVLSRTQHFRFRPIAKSAVVAHLAQILKTENIAYEEGALEILARSGSGSLRDTLTLLDQAIIFSREGITQRAIADMLGLLDPAKIGEILDIVLRQDRAGAIEIIKEVENYNAETIIDEMIANLKDKFLRRDAKFSLLMYERFFRILAGAKSMLAISPDNTYAISMIIFMMMEAVNLREIDELIEVGRSLDQGEGYPSASAPNLNAQSSAPNFRSNSNQSASFAPNNEPGGAAFALSDQGSATSDVPSFTAGAKRPASSAQNSGAAKQSPDASGEIKPGAAAQAQNSNSSVKTGAQNEIYENFLAKIYDRDYDLGEKFSKCVEFLKFERGTLYLLSRAQGQDREYLRKGSRAINSVLKSLFGESAAIKIEQGAPQNGDDPAQSERDRNSAGGATATQSKNSTQGATSESSANTARPRNSTSQSPVNSASQNFTESPTSSSMQGNPESTQTGEQDHRNLTGVQESEQSCAPQINSAANEAQAAKLQTDVARNSEQQNSKNSTTQNSAQRNSATNSNSQNSASNSKLQNSEISSGDDGGEKDDLLRSTDPQNYAAKPRDTSKSVRAAKAGLAELANGAQDGKEILISEMNRLFGEPTKITE
- a CDS encoding YajG family lipoprotein, translating into MKKFLLGVFALFFVACSQTSSVISLNPYLSKADQTVSGKSVNINAINDQRENQMVIAVINDNDGKLVDEVLLKNNLSAWFDKALRAELEARGVRIDPASPNIVTVNIRSISAAINGYSKENMSARGEIAISIVQGNKTTTKRVSQDQSQFTALRTARSLNPFVQSLLGDIVKKSADQIILTL
- a CDS encoding ComF family protein — protein: MRCVNCGAFSLRTICAACAANLAECRLSMRQVEGFSVFYYYGYSEIRELILSKHHEYGAAVFARIASLSLAKFPLHLQREISVNPQNYETFKTDGVFKFNAVPLDDDARSGYSHTAILARALKSKLIEPKFHCLRAQNRVKYTGQSLEFRLKHKRNFKILTPPKFPVILVDDIITSGLSMLQARESLIDGGFMPVCGLVLANAKE